ATACTCCTGTGTAAGCTTGCCCTCAACAATAGCATAATAAGTTTTATGAATCTGTCTTGAACTTATGAGTTTTTTTAGTTCTTGCTCACTTTGAGGATTAATCGCACACAACACAAGTCCGCTTGTCTGCTTATCAAGACGATGAATAGTATGAGCAGAGTTACCAAAACGCGATTTGAGAGCATCATTGAGCGAATAATGATAGAATCTGCCTTTTGGGTGTGTAAGGAGATTATGGGGTTTATCATATATACAAAAATCTTCATTGAAAAAAAGTGGCTCAAGTGATATATCACAGGCTTCAAACTCACTTAATTCTACCTGTCCGCAAATAATTTCATTTTTGGTAATGATACGATTATGTTGTTTGAGACGTTTTTTGTCCAAAATTTTTTGAGCTTGCGCTTGCGTATAGCCTCTATGCCGCATAAGAAATAAAAAAGCGGGAGTAGGCTGCGTAATGTGATAAGAATTGGTAACAAAAGGCATAGCTCTCCTTTAAAATATGGGGCATATTGTAATACATTTTGCTTTGCTCTCCCTTTAGGTGTGGCACTTTTATAAAGATTCTATACATTTTCTTTCGTGCGTGGCTTTCAATCTTTAAGTGATTTGAGCATTACATTTTTACACTTTAT
This genomic stretch from Helicobacter sp. MIT 21-1697 harbors:
- a CDS encoding pseudouridine synthase family protein; this encodes MPFVTNSYHITQPTPAFLFLMRHRGYTQAQAQKILDKKRLKQHNRIITKNEIICGQVELSEFEACDISLEPLFFNEDFCIYDKPHNLLTHPKGRFYHYSLNDALKSRFGNSAHTIHRLDKQTSGLVLCAINPQSEQELKKLISSRQIHKTYYAIVEGKLTQEYLIDEPIALQKHKGTDLSIKSIISPYGKPSRTQLYPLAYHSPTDSTLVRAVPLTGRTHQIRLHCAHIGHRILGDPLYGVKEEYSRFYLESPLLPPHQYESYFGAPHLCLNAHTLAFAFRDKHYRFTSCYNFAFMPHFTAYF